AAAATTAGCGCTCTCTAATTTTTTAATAATTTAATCTTTTAATAGTTTAGTTAATTATTTTCTACGAAGTAAATTTACCCCATCACGCAAAGGTAAAATAAGATTCTCAAAATCTTCATCATTTGCGGCCAAATCGTTCAGTTCTTTGATAACCTGAGTAGATTTCTGCTTAGGATTTTCTTCTAAAACCTTTCCATACCACAATACATTATCAAACATTACCACAGAACCAGATTTTGTCTTAGGTTTTATCAGGCGAAAATATTCTGCATAGTTTTCTTTATCGGCATCAATAAAAACAAGATCAAAAATCTCGTCTGTTTCCTTTAAAAATTCCTTCGCGTCCTGAAGCTTAAAATCTATCTGACCGGAATATTCGCTTTCT
Above is a genomic segment from Chryseobacterium geocarposphaerae containing:
- a CDS encoding O-methyltransferase — encoded protein: MSFFEETNPEMDRYLETHASSEPEILRKLRRETFQKTTQPHMISGYQQGRLLTIISQMMQPKNILEIGTFTGYATLCLTAGLAEDGKITTLDVNEDLAYLPRKYFTESEYSGQIDFKLQDAKEFLKETDEIFDLVFIDADKENYAEYFRLIKPKTKSGSVVMFDNVLWYGKVLEENPKQKSTQVIKELNDLAANDEDFENLILPLRDGVNLLRRK